The following coding sequences lie in one Acidimicrobiales bacterium genomic window:
- a CDS encoding Scr1 family TA system antitoxin-like transcriptional regulator — MVAGIDDPAVRGRRLRADLRRLRDRAGFTQRDVASAMDWSLSKVIRIENGSVGISANDLRVLLPYYGIDDTAEINGFIEASKVARKDPWSEFRDVHSAAFLSYLGFESSAKRVLQYEPALVPGLLQTEEYADATMAGVYLFEQKSANRRWAARQRRQELHESADPPKMHFILDEAVIRRHVGGASVMRRQLERLKFWGEQKHILLQIVPFSAGAHPGMKGPVVILEFEDDDDLLYLEDAAGSTTRRDDPEETAPRRELFSNLEEIALSEAQTRDVIDGAIRDLLKAPDSRTTKKATTANKT, encoded by the coding sequence ATGGTTGCCGGCATTGACGACCCGGCGGTGCGAGGCCGGAGATTGCGCGCCGACCTGAGGCGGCTGCGCGACAGGGCCGGATTCACCCAACGTGACGTCGCATCGGCGATGGACTGGTCGCTGTCGAAGGTGATCCGCATCGAGAACGGCAGCGTCGGCATCTCCGCCAACGATCTCCGGGTCCTCCTCCCGTACTACGGGATCGACGACACCGCGGAGATCAACGGCTTCATCGAGGCCTCCAAGGTGGCCCGGAAGGATCCCTGGTCCGAGTTCCGCGACGTCCACAGCGCGGCCTTCCTCTCTTACCTGGGCTTCGAGAGCTCGGCGAAGCGGGTGCTGCAGTACGAGCCGGCCCTCGTGCCCGGCCTCCTGCAGACGGAGGAGTACGCCGACGCCACCATGGCCGGCGTCTACCTGTTCGAACAGAAGTCAGCCAACCGTCGGTGGGCCGCTCGCCAGCGTCGCCAGGAGCTGCACGAGAGCGCCGACCCTCCGAAGATGCACTTCATCCTCGACGAGGCAGTCATCCGTCGACATGTCGGTGGTGCGTCGGTCATGCGACGGCAACTCGAACGCCTCAAGTTCTGGGGCGAGCAGAAGCACATCCTCCTCCAGATCGTGCCGTTCAGCGCCGGTGCCCACCCCGGGATGAAGGGCCCCGTGGTGATCCTCGAGTTCGAGGACGACGACGATCTCCTGTACCTCGAGGATGCGGCCGGCTCGACGACCCGGCGTGACGATCCCGAGGAGACCGCTCCCCGCCGCGAGCTCTTCTCCAACCTCGAGGAGATCGCTCTCTCGGAGGCTCAGACCCGCGACGTCATCGATGGCGCGATCCGAGACCTCCTGAAGGCCCCCGACAGCAGGACGACGAAGAAGGCGACAACCGCGAACAAGACCTGA